The Lacrimispora xylanolytica genome has a segment encoding these proteins:
- a CDS encoding ABC transporter ATP-binding protein, translated as MEYSIEVTNVTKVYKLYNKPIDRLLELINPFKKSYCRDFYATENISFSIPKGECWAILGKNGSGKSTLLKMITGVLKQTEGEIKVDGKLAALLELGAGFNMEYTGIENIDLSMAIYDYDKIAADEKKEKIIEFADIGNFINQPVKTYSSGMFARLAFAVAINVDPDILIIDEALSVGDIFFQQKCNIYMKEKMEGTTRILVSHDMNAVTAMANKVIVMENGKIIFIGNTLDGIEMYTKIMHSEVFAVTNKDEDIKDSSSALDEINIEEEHLGGAKEFIIRSYKFLVNGESYKGFIEAGDKLSLSFNIYASRPSKNLIFGYLCNDKFGNSIIGENTITSIKTPIEISSTGDYKCQMELIWPEVKPQHYFITLGIGEGHHEFQHTIQCWLQNVINIEAISPRKTIHALINNPITSFDIKKI; from the coding sequence ATGGAATATTCAATTGAAGTTACAAATGTAACAAAAGTTTATAAATTATATAATAAACCCATCGATCGATTGCTTGAATTAATAAATCCTTTTAAAAAATCGTACTGCCGTGATTTTTATGCTACAGAAAATATCTCATTTTCTATTCCTAAGGGTGAATGTTGGGCAATTTTGGGAAAAAACGGTTCTGGAAAATCCACTCTACTTAAAATGATAACAGGAGTACTAAAACAAACAGAGGGTGAGATAAAAGTAGATGGTAAATTGGCTGCATTATTAGAGCTTGGTGCTGGATTCAACATGGAGTATACAGGAATAGAAAATATTGATTTATCTATGGCAATATATGACTATGATAAAATTGCAGCTGATGAAAAAAAAGAAAAGATTATAGAGTTTGCGGATATAGGAAATTTTATAAACCAGCCTGTAAAAACATATTCAAGTGGAATGTTTGCAAGACTGGCTTTTGCTGTAGCAATAAATGTGGATCCAGACATTCTTATAATTGATGAAGCGTTATCGGTAGGTGATATTTTTTTTCAGCAAAAGTGTAATATTTATATGAAAGAAAAGATGGAGGGAACTACAAGAATATTAGTATCCCATGATATGAATGCAGTAACAGCCATGGCAAATAAAGTAATTGTTATGGAAAATGGAAAAATAATTTTTATCGGCAATACTTTAGATGGAATTGAGATGTATACAAAAATAATGCATTCAGAAGTATTTGCTGTGACTAATAAAGATGAAGATATTAAAGATAGTTCAAGTGCTTTGGATGAAATAAATATTGAAGAAGAACATCTAGGTGGTGCTAAGGAATTTATCATTAGATCTTATAAATTTCTTGTTAACGGGGAGAGTTATAAGGGTTTTATCGAAGCGGGAGATAAGTTAAGTTTATCCTTTAATATATATGCCTCAAGGCCATCTAAGAACCTCATATTTGGTTATCTATGCAATGATAAATTTGGCAATAGTATTATAGGAGAAAATACTATTACGTCTATTAAAACGCCAATAGAAATAAGTAGTACAGGTGATTATAAATGTCAAATGGAATTAATATGGCCAGAAGTAAAACCACAGCACTACTTCATTACACTCGGAATAGGTGAAGGTCATCATGAATTTCAGCATACAATTCAATGTTGGCTTCAAAATGTTATAAATATTGAAGCCATTAGTCCTAGAAAAACAATACATGCTTTGATAAATAATCCAATAACGTCTTTTGATATAAAAAAAATATGA
- a CDS encoding HAD-IA family hydrolase — protein sequence MNQEKKVSIIIPVYGTEKYLARCLDSVLGQTYKNLEVIIVNDKSPDNSATIISKYTQLDDRIKVVNNVENLGLFRARIEGYDVSTGDYISFLDSDDYIGIDFYRLLVKRLEETGSDVVISKMVLDFEDKNEKLICNANNPSGRLHLENSEILDCFYKQEGQFYFWHVVWNKLYKREIFEKSRPYFERVDTHIIMTEDLIFSSVIMYYAKKITAIDYDGIFYVSRGDASTGTNLNKKKIIKNLTDITYVFRFVEDFLQEKGLYIKYGNNFDAWKVLYLKSWYSNIYYNSPQNLNLLNDFSENIGVSLDKIHQIKTPILADSHHCRWDDRLELLRSMINNEKYNYISFDVFDTLVVRPFYKPSDLFTLMNEYYFSLTGKPSYHKFDMMRIHSESIARKINKSGEEVNLNDIYNQLSKEYNVDAKIIELLKLREISLELELCKYRRSVKELYEMALSLGKKIIIVSDMYLSSEIISKILSKNGYSGYIRLYVSSETGLTKSTGNMYDYVLKDLNISPSAILHIGDTWQSDIEMPKRFNIDSYFFPKTIERLFNQIPDKITGNSAQEFICHMGNKVDFVHALDFFMLRCMLGVVANEIFDNGYKSFDESTNFNADPDIIGYYALGMHVLSVIKWIANDLSNENYGRIHFVSRDGFIYKQVYDLIRRNMNNLPPSNYLYISRKALLPLIAINKDNFKHIQDFLIITSLTPESFLKNICCQEISEETKDVLQKNKFASDRKFVDLADFNSFIDLLDDINIDVSLLNRTYKITNEYFAENIGKHDAMFDIGYNGTALQLLANNNNLVDSYLIHTNYEKANYHSRIHNIKLKTYYDYKPAITGHIREFFVSKTDPSCSGYEMLNNKVCPTFENSDWNYYESCVANVIQGSALRFAEDFLSLFGDYLPNMYVRNTDASIVLENFLAKPCFNDRIVFNYCGFNDENSNINKNKSLNDLWDVELNTHNMLTNSQNNHEHNYTIEKFLSNKNKISKAIFYVFYDRSRFKNAIKWRIKERPYLYKILKYMKGVLKK from the coding sequence ATGAATCAAGAAAAAAAAGTCTCAATAATCATTCCTGTTTATGGAACAGAGAAATATTTAGCAAGATGCCTTGACTCTGTTCTTGGTCAAACATATAAAAATCTGGAGGTTATAATTGTCAATGATAAATCACCTGACAATTCAGCAACTATTATAAGTAAATATACTCAATTAGATGACAGAATTAAAGTAGTAAATAATGTTGAAAATCTAGGTTTGTTTAGGGCTAGAATAGAAGGCTATGATGTATCTACAGGAGATTATATATCATTTCTTGATAGCGATGATTATATAGGAATTGATTTCTACCGTCTTTTGGTAAAACGATTAGAGGAAACAGGCTCTGATGTAGTTATATCAAAAATGGTGTTAGACTTTGAAGATAAAAATGAAAAGTTAATATGTAATGCGAATAATCCTTCGGGGCGGCTGCATCTTGAAAATAGTGAGATTTTAGATTGTTTTTATAAACAAGAAGGTCAATTTTATTTTTGGCATGTTGTCTGGAATAAACTATATAAAAGAGAAATTTTTGAAAAGTCAAGACCATATTTTGAAAGAGTAGACACTCATATTATAATGACCGAGGACTTAATTTTTAGTAGTGTTATTATGTATTATGCTAAAAAAATTACTGCAATTGATTATGATGGTATTTTTTATGTAAGTAGAGGAGATGCATCTACAGGAACAAATTTGAACAAAAAGAAAATCATAAAAAATTTGACCGATATTACCTATGTTTTCAGATTTGTAGAGGATTTTCTACAAGAAAAAGGCTTATATATTAAATATGGAAATAATTTTGATGCTTGGAAAGTATTGTATTTAAAAAGTTGGTATTCAAATATTTATTATAATAGCCCCCAAAATTTAAACTTATTGAATGATTTTTCTGAAAATATTGGAGTATCTCTTGATAAAATTCATCAAATAAAAACACCAATTTTAGCCGACTCTCATCATTGCAGATGGGATGATCGCTTAGAACTCTTACGTAGTATGATAAACAACGAAAAATACAATTATATAAGTTTTGATGTATTTGACACGCTTGTTGTTAGGCCATTTTATAAACCAAGTGATTTATTTACTTTAATGAATGAATACTATTTTTCGTTAACTGGTAAGCCTTCTTATCATAAGTTCGATATGATGCGAATACATTCAGAATCTATTGCACGCAAAATTAATAAGAGTGGCGAAGAAGTAAATTTAAATGATATATATAACCAGTTATCTAAAGAATATAATGTTGATGCTAAAATCATAGAACTTCTCAAGTTACGTGAAATATCGCTTGAATTAGAACTATGTAAATATAGGAGAAGTGTTAAAGAATTATACGAAATGGCACTAAGTTTAGGAAAAAAAATAATAATAGTATCTGATATGTATTTGTCATCGGAAATTATTAGTAAGATACTGAGTAAAAACGGATATTCTGGTTATATTAGATTATATGTCTCATCTGAAACTGGATTAACAAAAAGTACGGGAAATATGTATGATTATGTTTTAAAAGATTTAAATATTTCACCTTCGGCAATTTTACATATTGGTGATACTTGGCAAAGTGATATTGAAATGCCTAAAAGGTTCAATATTGATAGTTACTTTTTTCCAAAAACAATTGAACGATTGTTTAACCAAATACCTGATAAAATCACAGGAAATAGTGCACAAGAGTTTATTTGTCATATGGGGAATAAAGTTGATTTCGTGCATGCACTTGATTTCTTTATGCTTAGATGTATGTTAGGAGTTGTTGCAAATGAAATTTTTGATAATGGTTATAAGTCCTTTGATGAATCTACAAATTTCAATGCAGATCCTGATATAATAGGATATTACGCTTTGGGGATGCATGTTTTGTCAGTGATTAAGTGGATTGCAAATGATTTATCTAATGAAAATTATGGAAGGATACACTTTGTGTCAAGAGATGGATTTATATATAAACAGGTCTATGATTTAATTAGAAGAAATATGAATAATTTGCCTCCTTCCAATTACTTGTATATTTCTAGAAAAGCTCTTTTACCTTTAATAGCAATTAATAAAGATAATTTTAAGCATATCCAAGATTTTTTAATAATAACTTCTCTTACACCAGAAAGCTTTCTGAAAAACATATGTTGTCAGGAAATCTCCGAAGAAACAAAAGACGTTCTTCAAAAAAATAAATTTGCTTCAGACCGTAAATTTGTTGATTTAGCTGATTTTAATAGTTTTATTGATTTACTAGATGATATTAATATAGATGTATCTTTATTAAATAGGACATATAAAATAACAAATGAATATTTTGCGGAAAATATAGGTAAGCATGATGCTATGTTTGATATAGGCTATAATGGCACAGCATTACAGTTACTAGCGAATAATAATAATTTAGTTGATTCATATTTGATACATACTAATTATGAAAAAGCTAATTATCATTCTAGAATACATAATATAAAATTAAAAACTTATTATGATTATAAACCGGCTATAACTGGACATATAAGAGAATTCTTTGTATCAAAAACAGACCCATCTTGCTCTGGATATGAGATGTTAAATAATAAAGTATGCCCAACTTTTGAAAACTCTGACTGGAATTATTATGAGAGTTGTGTAGCAAATGTTATTCAGGGATCTGCTTTAAGATTTGCAGAAGACTTTTTGTCTCTTTTTGGGGATTATTTACCTAATATGTATGTAAGAAATACTGATGCAAGCATAGTGTTGGAGAATTTTTTGGCAAAACCATGCTTTAATGATCGTATTGTTTTTAATTATTGCGGATTTAACGATGAAAATTCTAATATTAACAAAAATAAATCATTAAATGATTTATGGGATGTAGAACTAAATACTCATAATATGCTTACTAATAGTCAAAATAATCACGAACATAACTATACGATTGAGAAGTTTTTGTCAAATAAAAATAAAATTTCCAAGGCGATTTTCTACGTTTTTTATGATAGAAGTAGGTTTAAGAATGCTATAAAATGGCGAATAAAAGAAAGACCATATTTGTACAAAATATTAAAATACATGAAAGGAGTTTTAAAAAAATGA
- a CDS encoding class I SAM-dependent methyltransferase, with the protein MSYYEYYSKWHDHTNEDYIKHMHEYFTKIIEDHLPDNKDSNILEMACSNGMALLTLRDKGYNNLTGIDIDEDLVNVARGFNLNAKKINALKFFETNREKYDFIYAIDFIEHLSNEEFSQLMLQCKNSLNKNGKLLMVTPNAISPVSMYYRYIDYTHKTIFTPSSLSYALNNLGFNDILVSDLNVFSDKSNWYLKTFRAMMTTFFEQEEEVNIVTPNFIAVAQYNENLERPVTKFNYEQDKFDIFEEISQIKYNLQQIQKESDG; encoded by the coding sequence ATGAGTTATTATGAATATTATTCAAAGTGGCATGATCATACAAATGAAGATTATATAAAACATATGCACGAATATTTTACGAAAATAATTGAAGATCACTTACCGGACAATAAGGACTCCAATATACTCGAAATGGCTTGCTCTAACGGAATGGCGTTATTAACTCTTCGTGATAAAGGATATAATAATCTTACAGGTATTGATATCGATGAAGACTTAGTGAATGTAGCGAGAGGTTTTAATTTAAATGCTAAAAAAATTAATGCTCTTAAATTTTTTGAAACAAATAGAGAGAAATATGATTTTATATATGCTATAGATTTTATAGAGCATTTAAGTAATGAAGAATTTTCACAATTAATGCTTCAATGTAAAAATTCACTAAATAAAAATGGAAAGTTATTGATGGTTACCCCAAATGCAATTTCTCCAGTTTCAATGTATTATAGATATATAGATTATACTCATAAGACAATCTTTACTCCAAGCAGTCTTTCGTATGCACTAAATAATCTGGGATTTAATGATATATTAGTTTCTGATTTAAACGTTTTTTCAGATAAATCAAACTGGTATTTAAAAACGTTTCGTGCTATGATGACAACATTTTTTGAACAGGAGGAGGAGGTTAACATTGTAACCCCTAATTTTATTGCTGTTGCTCAATATAACGAAAATTTGGAAAGACCCGTTACAAAATTTAATTACGAGCAAGATAAGTTTGATATATTTGAGGAAATATCTCAAATCAAATATAATTTACAACAAATCCAAAAAGAGAGTGATGGTTAA
- a CDS encoding glycosyltransferase, whose protein sequence is MSSVFWNMIGQLIRHPRQSLHYMKPSKIIRVLYYLRHDGLNGVSRILDERLLMGADLKLNLRVTKDIQANDIAAYPPIVLPKTEAPIVSIIIPVYNQFAYTYSCLRAIAKHSEEITYEVILADDCSTDLTLQIEKIVKNIRIVRSNKNLRFLKNCNHSAQFARGKYYLFLNNDTQVQPGWLAPMVQLMEENPDIGLTGSRLVYSDGRLQEAGGILWRDGSAWNYGHGNNPALPEYNYVKDVDYISGASIMVRSELWKQLGGFDERFAPAYYEDSDLAFSIRKAGYRVVYQPLSVVVHFEGVSNGTDVSTGLKAYQMENQKKFYEKWKEVLEKEHLPNGQDPFLTRDRSQMKKRILVIDHRVPWYDKDAGARNVFMYTQIFSQLGLKVTFMPDDYFPQQPYTRELEQSGIEVLYGNYYFKYCKYWLKENVRYYDYIYVNRPHIAVKYMDLLKKYAKGKIIYFGHDLHYLREYRQYEVSHDEAYLESSKKWKNIEFELIRKADVVYVVGNYEYKVLKKEFPEKPLRNIPIFTYEALDENNAPDLEGRKNLLFVGGFGHPPNIDAVLWFAKDIFPRIQKVYPDIIWNIVGANPTDEIKSIANDHIHLLGFVSDERLKEIYSECRLVVVPLRYGAGVKGKVVESVYNQSPMITTQIGAEGLSLEEGAFAVAEADASFADKVISLYGDDDALLRLMSCSRSFINNHFTINRALEVVLKDIQP, encoded by the coding sequence ATGAGTAGTGTTTTTTGGAATATGATAGGCCAGTTGATTCGTCACCCTCGCCAGTCACTGCATTATATGAAACCATCGAAGATCATCAGAGTACTTTATTATTTGCGACATGATGGGTTAAATGGTGTATCCAGAATACTAGATGAACGGTTATTAATGGGAGCTGATTTAAAGTTAAATTTGCGTGTTACTAAAGATATTCAGGCTAACGATATAGCAGCATACCCACCAATTGTATTACCTAAGACAGAAGCGCCAATTGTATCAATCATCATACCCGTATATAATCAGTTTGCCTATACGTATAGTTGCTTAAGAGCAATTGCAAAACATTCGGAAGAAATCACTTATGAAGTTATCTTGGCTGATGATTGCTCAACAGATCTGACTTTACAAATTGAAAAAATTGTGAAGAATATACGTATAGTTCGATCAAATAAAAACTTACGTTTTTTGAAAAACTGTAATCATTCAGCCCAATTCGCAAGAGGAAAGTATTATCTGTTTTTAAATAACGATACTCAGGTTCAACCAGGTTGGCTGGCACCGATGGTGCAGTTGATGGAAGAAAATCCGGATATTGGTTTGACGGGTTCTCGTTTGGTATATTCTGATGGGAGGCTTCAGGAAGCTGGTGGAATTTTATGGAGGGATGGTAGTGCTTGGAATTACGGTCATGGCAATAATCCTGCCCTTCCAGAATATAATTATGTAAAAGATGTTGATTATATCTCTGGCGCATCTATAATGGTGCGCAGTGAACTATGGAAACAGTTAGGTGGATTTGATGAACGATTTGCTCCAGCTTATTATGAAGACAGTGACCTTGCTTTTTCCATAAGAAAAGCAGGATATCGGGTAGTATATCAACCCCTCTCAGTAGTGGTACATTTTGAGGGGGTTTCCAATGGTACTGATGTCTCTACTGGATTAAAGGCCTATCAAATGGAAAATCAAAAGAAGTTCTATGAAAAGTGGAAAGAAGTCCTTGAAAAAGAGCATTTGCCAAATGGACAAGACCCATTTCTGACTCGTGATCGAAGTCAAATGAAAAAACGTATTCTCGTTATAGATCATAGAGTGCCATGGTATGATAAGGATGCAGGCGCTAGAAATGTATTTATGTATACTCAAATTTTTTCACAGTTGGGATTAAAAGTTACATTTATGCCAGATGATTATTTTCCTCAACAGCCATATACTCGGGAATTGGAGCAGTCAGGAATAGAAGTATTATATGGTAACTACTATTTTAAATACTGCAAGTACTGGTTAAAAGAAAATGTGCGATATTATGATTATATATATGTGAATCGTCCTCATATTGCTGTAAAATATATGGATTTACTAAAAAAATATGCAAAAGGCAAAATAATTTATTTTGGTCATGATTTGCATTATTTGAGAGAATATCGTCAGTACGAGGTGAGCCATGATGAGGCTTATCTCGAGTCATCGAAAAAATGGAAAAACATAGAGTTTGAGCTAATAAGGAAAGCAGATGTAGTTTACGTAGTTGGAAATTATGAGTATAAGGTATTAAAGAAGGAATTTCCGGAAAAACCATTGCGCAATATTCCGATTTTTACATATGAGGCTTTAGATGAAAATAATGCCCCTGATTTGGAAGGACGAAAAAATCTTCTTTTTGTAGGGGGATTTGGACATCCCCCTAATATTGATGCAGTTTTGTGGTTTGCTAAAGATATTTTCCCAAGAATTCAGAAGGTATATCCAGATATTATTTGGAATATTGTAGGAGCAAATCCAACTGATGAGATTAAGTCTATAGCAAATGATCATATTCATCTACTTGGCTTTGTGTCTGATGAACGTTTGAAAGAGATATATAGTGAATGTCGTCTGGTTGTAGTTCCTCTTCGCTATGGAGCGGGTGTTAAAGGAAAAGTAGTGGAAAGTGTTTATAATCAAAGTCCAATGATTACTACGCAAATAGGTGCAGAAGGATTAAGCCTGGAAGAGGGAGCCTTTGCTGTTGCTGAAGCGGACGCTAGTTTTGCGGATAAAGTAATTTCTTTGTATGGAGATGACGATGCTTTATTAAGGCTGATGAGTTGTTCAAGAAGCTTTATTAATAACCACTTCACCATAAATCGGGCTTTAGAAGTTGTTTTGAAGGATATTCAGCCATAA
- a CDS encoding glycosyltransferase family 2 protein, giving the protein MISIIMPAYNAERYIEESIKSVLSQTYIDWELIIVDDCSQDQTPLICENYTAHYKNIHYFRNQSNKGVAESRNRGVALSQGDWIAFIDSDDCWHSQKLELQLALAVEKQALFIFTGSSFINDNSESLDYYLSVPSVIYYKELLKQNVISCSSVLIYKKLLLCYPMENGSRMHEDFAAWLKVLKNEKIGAFGINQPLLIYRISSTSKSGNKIKAGIMTYRVYRHIGVSIIPAIYYWICYFFLSLNKYKHLVKRN; this is encoded by the coding sequence ATGATAAGTATAATTATGCCTGCATACAATGCCGAACGCTACATTGAAGAATCTATTAAATCCGTTTTATCACAGACCTATATTGATTGGGAACTAATTATCGTAGATGATTGCTCTCAGGATCAGACCCCCCTTATTTGTGAAAACTATACGGCGCATTATAAAAATATCCACTACTTTAGAAACCAATCTAATAAGGGAGTTGCAGAGTCTCGAAATCGAGGTGTAGCACTCTCTCAAGGCGATTGGATTGCTTTTATTGACAGTGATGATTGTTGGCATTCACAAAAACTAGAACTACAATTGGCGCTTGCGGTAGAAAAACAAGCTCTTTTTATATTTACAGGATCGTCATTTATAAACGATAACAGCGAATCTTTGGATTATTATCTATCAGTTCCATCAGTAATTTATTATAAAGAGCTACTTAAACAGAATGTAATATCCTGTTCCTCTGTTCTTATTTATAAAAAATTATTGCTCTGTTATCCTATGGAAAATGGCTCAAGGATGCATGAAGACTTCGCAGCTTGGTTAAAAGTATTGAAAAACGAAAAAATAGGTGCCTTTGGTATCAATCAACCACTATTGATATATCGCATTAGCTCTACGTCAAAATCTGGCAATAAAATTAAAGCAGGGATTATGACCTACCGCGTTTATCGCCATATAGGTGTTTCCATCATCCCTGCAATCTATTATTGGATATGCTATTTCTTCCTTAGTCTTAACAAATATAAACATCTAGTAAAACGTAACTAA
- the tnpB gene encoding IS66 family insertion sequence element accessory protein TnpB (TnpB, as the term is used for proteins encoded by IS66 family insertion elements, is considered an accessory protein, since TnpC, encoded by a neighboring gene, is a DDE family transposase.), whose amino-acid sequence MRKSIDGLSAIVQQNFRFDSFSNSLFLFCGRKWNRIKALFWEGDGFVSLYKRLENGTFQCQGHWLKYD is encoded by the coding sequence ATGCGCAAATCCATTGATGGGCTATCCGCCATTGTACAGCAAAACTTCAGATTTGATTCTTTTTCCAACAGCCTGTTTTTGTTCTGTGGACGCAAATGGAACCGCATCAAAGCTCTCTTCTGGGAAGGTGATGGCTTTGTTTCACTTTATAAGAGGCTTGAGAATGGAACGTTCCAGTGCCAAGGACACTGGCTGAAGTACGACTGA
- the tnpC gene encoding IS66 family transposase, translated as MANSSKDIQLIELKDMISQLNTTIKTLAEALNKQQAENDNLKSELAWFRQKYFGASSERRVDDVAGQLNLFDNLTEDEKPVELIEPEVIPAPKKSRKKKPTLAEQFKDIPTRQLNVDTLTKEEKTCPICGTQMIPIGTELIRSEIVYTPPKLERIEYMATTYSCPECKDTEEPQFIKDNGTPALIPGSYVSESLLAYIIYRKYGLYIPLYRQEQDFQQMNAPIGRTSMAHWIIIVGIEYITPLYDYFHRELLKRRFLMMDETPIQVLKEEDRRAQTKSYLWVVRTGEDGLNPIVLYNYTPTRAGENIKQFLKGMEPGFYLMTDAYKGYNKVNEARRCCCFAHIRRYLLEAIPKGHEKDYSHPAVQGVLYCNKLFEYERVYKEKGLSYKQIGNRRLKDQRPVVEGFLAWANQVNPGDNAKLKKAITYIKNRRDFLMTYLEDGRCSLSNNLSENSIRPVTIGRKNWLFSDTPEGATANSLYLTIIEMAKAYDLNLYEYLKFLLENRPSKGMSDDEIAKLAPWDKTVQELCKNKME; from the coding sequence GTGGCCAACAGTAGTAAAGATATCCAGCTCATTGAGCTTAAAGATATGATTTCACAACTAAATACTACGATCAAAACACTTGCGGAAGCATTGAATAAACAGCAGGCTGAAAATGATAATCTTAAGTCTGAACTGGCTTGGTTTCGCCAGAAGTATTTTGGTGCTTCCAGTGAACGCCGCGTGGATGACGTCGCAGGTCAATTGAACCTTTTTGACAATCTTACAGAGGACGAAAAACCGGTGGAACTAATCGAACCGGAAGTTATCCCCGCTCCAAAGAAATCTCGAAAAAAGAAACCTACTTTAGCAGAACAATTTAAGGATATTCCAACCAGACAGCTAAATGTAGATACACTGACCAAAGAGGAAAAAACATGTCCAATCTGTGGAACCCAAATGATTCCGATTGGAACAGAACTGATCCGAAGCGAAATCGTTTATACTCCGCCAAAGCTGGAGCGTATCGAATACATGGCAACCACGTATTCATGTCCAGAGTGCAAGGATACGGAGGAGCCACAGTTTATAAAGGATAATGGAACGCCTGCATTGATTCCCGGAAGTTATGTTTCAGAATCCCTGCTGGCATATATCATTTATCGAAAGTACGGATTGTACATCCCTCTTTATCGTCAGGAGCAGGATTTCCAGCAGATGAACGCTCCAATAGGACGAACATCTATGGCACACTGGATTATTATAGTTGGCATTGAATATATAACGCCGCTGTATGATTACTTTCATAGGGAACTGCTAAAACGCAGATTCCTTATGATGGACGAGACACCAATCCAGGTATTAAAAGAGGAAGACCGGCGGGCACAGACAAAATCTTATTTATGGGTTGTCCGAACTGGTGAAGATGGATTAAATCCTATCGTCCTCTATAATTACACGCCCACAAGAGCAGGAGAAAATATCAAACAATTCCTAAAGGGTATGGAACCTGGATTTTATCTAATGACAGATGCATACAAGGGCTACAACAAGGTGAATGAAGCCAGGCGTTGTTGTTGCTTTGCACATATCAGGAGATATCTATTGGAGGCTATCCCAAAAGGCCATGAGAAGGATTACAGTCATCCGGCAGTACAGGGAGTCTTGTATTGTAATAAGTTGTTCGAGTATGAACGGGTCTATAAGGAAAAAGGACTCTCATACAAACAGATAGGCAATCGTCGCCTCAAAGACCAAAGACCAGTCGTTGAGGGCTTCTTGGCGTGGGCAAACCAAGTCAATCCCGGAGATAATGCCAAACTTAAGAAAGCAATCACATATATTAAAAACCGTCGAGACTTTCTTATGACATATCTGGAAGATGGCCGGTGCAGCTTAAGCAACAACCTTAGCGAAAATTCAATCCGTCCAGTAACTATAGGCCGGAAAAACTGGCTCTTTTCAGACACTCCGGAAGGAGCGACAGCCAATTCGCTCTATCTCACTATCATAGAGATGGCAAAGGCGTATGACTTAAATCTATATGAATATCTGAAGTTCTTGCTAGAGAATCGTCCCAGCAAGGGCATGTCAGATGATGAGATAGCAAAACTTGCGCCTTGGGATAAAACAGTCCAAGAACTTTGCAAGAACAAAATGGAGTAA
- the tnpB gene encoding IS66 family insertion sequence element accessory protein TnpB (TnpB, as the term is used for proteins encoded by IS66 family insertion elements, is considered an accessory protein, since TnpC, encoded by a neighboring gene, is a DDE family transposase.), which produces MLGDISTAINIYIITGYTDMRKSIDGLYAIILDQLKAEPDARSIYLFCGRRCDRIKVLLREPDGMVLLYKRLDVVQGKYRWPRNSNEAKNITWQQFDWLMTGLEIEQPKALKTG; this is translated from the coding sequence GTGCTAGGTGATATTTCCACAGCAATCAACATCTATATCATTACAGGCTATACGGATATGCGTAAGTCCATAGATGGACTCTACGCCATCATTCTAGACCAGTTGAAAGCGGAACCGGATGCCAGATCAATTTATCTATTCTGTGGCAGACGATGTGACCGAATCAAGGTTCTGCTCCGAGAGCCTGATGGAATGGTTCTTCTCTATAAACGGCTTGACGTTGTTCAAGGCAAGTATCGATGGCCAAGAAATAGCAATGAGGCAAAAAATATTACCTGGCAACAATTCGACTGGCTTATGACGGGGCTTGAAATCGAGCAGCCAAAAGCTCTTAAAACCGGCTGA